GAAGATGGCAAATTTTCTCTATCGATTGTATTCAATGTCCAAGTTCCTTTAACGGCAGATTTCCAATCAGAAGCGCTTGGACCAGAAGCTGCACTCGTATTGGAAGAAGGATTTCCAGTTGATGTACCTTGCTTTTGTGCTCCACAAGAAAATAAGGTCACGGTAGCAAAAACAGTTGCTAATGATAAAACGAATCGATTCATATGTATAAATTTTAATTTCAAATTGTATTTTTGGAGTAAATTAATTCACAAATCATGAAGATTACAGCCAAAAATCATACCATAAGCAAAATAATAGCAAAGACGCTCTTGCGGTTATTCGTCATTTTATTGGCCTTTGCTACTTATCCGCTATTTTTAGGACAGGAAGCAAAAAGCAAATTGGATCAGATAAGCCTTGCATTTACGAATAAGATAGCACTTGTAGCGCCTATTTTATTATTTTGCATCATCATTGGATTAATGATTGCTGTACTCAAGCACAAATATAACAGAATTGACCTAAATTGGCTATTTTCGCTCGCGACTATCTTTGGTATTTTGTATTTGATATTATTGTATTCAAGAATTTACCCAACGATTGCTTAAGCAAAATTGCACATCTCCGCAAAGTTTCTAACTTTGGATTCGCCAAATCGCTAATCATAGCCGAGGAGGATTGGACGTATAACTTTATATGGATAGAAGAAAAGGGCTTAAAATAGCCAAAAATATAGCAAAGATTGTTGTTACGGCGGGCGCCTTATATTGGGTATTCAGCAAGGTATCGTTAAAAGACCTAAAAGAAGCCATCATCCATTCCAACCCACTTTACCTATTCTTTGCTCTAGTCGCGTATAGTATCTCTATTTTTATTTCCTCTTCACGTTTATTGACGTTTTTAAAAGCAATCGGCCTGGATATTACCGAAAAATATAACTTAAAACTGTATCAACTTGGTCTATTTTATAACCTTATTCTACCTGGTGGTGTTGGCGGAGACGGGTACAAGATATTCTTCCTCAGGAAACGATTTAATATTAAAGGAAGAAAATTATTTACGGCTCTATTTTTAGACAGGTTAAGTGGTTTATGGGCATTATGCCTTATCATCGCAGCACTGGTTACCTATATGCCACAGCTGGGAATTCCAAACTATCTGACCATTATTTTATTTACTTTAGGGAGCATTCTCTATTATTTTATCGTCACCAAGTTCTTTAAAGAATACAAATCAACATTCTTAAGAGCTCATTTAAAAGCCATCGGCGTACAGTCGATGCAAGTGATCGCAGCAATCCTCATTCTTTACGCTTTAGGTTTTAGCGGTAAATTCTCCCCTTACCTGTTTTTATTTCTGGCCTCTTCGCTTGTTTCAATCATCCCCTTTTCCGTTGGAGGTTTAGGCATGCGCGAACTTGTAATTATGTGGGGAGCGGGTATCTTTCATGTCGACTCACACAATGCGGTTTTAATCACATTGTTATTTTATATTATTTCTGCTCTCGTTGCGCTTTCGGGCATTTATTATATCTTCCATCCCAAAGCCATCGGAGAAGATAAATTGCCTACGGTCGAAGAAGTTGAACAAAGTCAAAAACTAGAAGAATAACATGGCAAATATTATTATTACAGGAGCCAGCAGTGGTGTTGGGTTTGAAGCGGTACTGGATTTGACCTCTAAAAAGGACAACAATGTAATTGCATTGGCCAGATCAGCGGACAAACTAAGAAAGCTTCACGAAATTGCAGGCCAACTCAATTTTGATGGCGGAGCGTTGTATCCAGCCCAATTTGATATTGTCTACGACGACTATGCTACGT
The genomic region above belongs to Sphingobacterium zeae and contains:
- a CDS encoding lysylphosphatidylglycerol synthase transmembrane domain-containing protein, with the protein product MDRRKGLKIAKNIAKIVVTAGALYWVFSKVSLKDLKEAIIHSNPLYLFFALVAYSISIFISSSRLLTFLKAIGLDITEKYNLKLYQLGLFYNLILPGGVGGDGYKIFFLRKRFNIKGRKLFTALFLDRLSGLWALCLIIAALVTYMPQLGIPNYLTIILFTLGSILYYFIVTKFFKEYKSTFLRAHLKAIGVQSMQVIAAILILYALGFSGKFSPYLFLFLASSLVSIIPFSVGGLGMRELVIMWGAGIFHVDSHNAVLITLLFYIISALVALSGIYYIFHPKAIGEDKLPTVEEVEQSQKLEE